Proteins encoded together in one Malaclemys terrapin pileata isolate rMalTer1 chromosome 16, rMalTer1.hap1, whole genome shotgun sequence window:
- the HSPB8 gene encoding heat shock protein beta-8, with product MADSQMPFSCHYSPRHRNVRDRFREPGLSSRLLDDDFGMCPFSGDLTADLLDWARPRLTSTWPGPLRSGMARAPGMPPPGYGSRFGSYPEGRSPAPFSGEPWKVCVNVQSFKPEELTVKTKDGYVEVSGKHEEQQEEGGIVSKNFTKKIQLPYEVDPVTVFASLSPEGLLIIEAPQIPPYCQYGDSSYGNEIPMDSQEATCA from the exons ATGGCTGACAGCCAGATGCCCTTTTCCTGCCATTACTCCCCCAGGCACCGAAATGTCCGAGACCGATTCAGAGAGCCTGGCTTGTCCTCTCGACTCCTGGACGATGACTTCGGCATGTGCCCCTTCTCTGGGGACCTGACTGCAGACTTGCTGGACTGGGCTCGCCCACGACTGACCAGTACCTGGCCCGGTCCACTGCGATCAGGAATGGCCCGAGCCCCTGGCATGCCCCCTCCCGGATACGGCTCCAGGTTCGGCAGTTACCCTGAAGGTCGGAGTCCTGCTCCCTTCTCTGGGGAACCCTGGAAGGTGTGTGTCAATGTGCAAAGCTTTAAACCCGAGGAGCTGACCGTGAAAACCAAGGACGGCTACGTGGAAGTGTCAG GCAAACATGAAGAGCAACAGGAAGAAGGAGGAATAGTCTCCAAGAACTTCACCAAGAAAATCCA ACTTCCATATGAGGTGGATCCTGTCACAGTTTTTGCTTCCTTATCACCAGAAGGTTTGCTGATCATTGAAGCGCCACAGATACCTCCCTACTGCCAGTACGGAGACAGCAGCTATGGCAACGAGATCCCAATGGACAGCCAAGAAGCAACCTGTGCTTAA